A DNA window from Paenibacillus andongensis contains the following coding sequences:
- the ppc gene encoding phosphoenolpyruvate carboxylase — translation MLENDIVLQKQATNNLLRRDVRFLGHILGEVLVHQGGNDLLDVVERIREMSKSLRAHYVIEIYDEFKKTISSLDPEIRHQVIRAFAVYFQLVNIAEQNHRIRRKRDYERSSGESVQPGSIESIVQELKNNHIPYAEVQEILKAISLELVMTAHPTEAMRRAVLDINLRISEDMMKLDNPMLTYREREQLREKLLGEVLNLWQTDELRDRKPTVIDEVRNGMYYFDETLFDVLPEIYHELERCLNKYYPQDSWHVPSFLKFGSWIGGDRDGNPSVKANVTWETLGLHRQLALQKYEEVLKETLEHMSFSKSIVNVSDDLIESIQCDREAMGNIQDVWRNEKEPYRIKTTYMIEKVHNTGNPNVPTSQKYNSPEEFISDLKIIDASLRMHFADYVADKYIKKLIRQVELFGFHLAALDIRQHSKEHENAMTEVLAKMGITSNYNKLSEEEKISLLTDVLNDPRPITSTYLDYSESTQECLDVYRTVGKAQKEFGRNCINSYLISMTQGASDLLEVVVFAKEAGLYRKESDGSVTSTLQSVPLFETIDDLHAAPGIMSTLLAIPAYKASLDPETMLHEIMLGYSDSNKDGGVITANWELRLALQDITEAAKQYGVKLKFFHGRGGALGRGGMPLNRSILAQPVETLGGGIKITEQGEVLSSRYSLQGIAYRSLEQATFALITASKLSRSPQRHPLEDKWENIMRGISEQAQTKYQDLIFRDEDFLTFFKESTPLPEIGELNIGSRPSKRKNSDKFEDLRAIPWVFSWTQTRYLLPAWYAAGTGLQSFYQGNGANLETLKEMYENWSFFQTMIDNLQMALAKADLQIAKEYGNLVKESAIAERIFNLIREEYELTSSIILQITGQHEILDNVPVIQESIRLRNPYVDPLSYMQVELLTELRALRENNEDDAILLREVLLTINGIAAGLRNTG, via the coding sequence ATGTTAGAGAATGATATTGTCCTACAGAAGCAAGCAACGAATAACCTGCTGCGCAGGGACGTACGCTTCTTGGGCCACATACTAGGTGAAGTTCTGGTTCATCAAGGCGGTAATGATCTACTTGATGTTGTCGAGAGAATTCGTGAGATGAGTAAGTCTTTAAGAGCACACTATGTCATCGAGATATATGATGAATTCAAGAAAACGATCTCTTCCTTGGATCCGGAGATTCGTCATCAAGTGATCCGTGCATTCGCTGTTTACTTCCAACTTGTTAATATTGCTGAGCAGAACCATCGGATTCGTCGTAAAAGAGATTACGAGCGTTCCTCCGGTGAATCCGTACAGCCGGGTTCCATAGAGAGTATTGTGCAAGAGTTAAAGAATAATCACATTCCATACGCAGAAGTTCAAGAGATTCTTAAAGCTATCTCTTTGGAATTAGTCATGACAGCACACCCGACAGAAGCTATGCGTAGAGCTGTGCTTGATATTAATCTTCGTATTTCGGAAGATATGATGAAACTCGATAATCCTATGCTGACTTATCGCGAGCGTGAGCAATTGCGTGAGAAGCTGCTAGGAGAAGTTCTTAATCTTTGGCAAACAGACGAGCTGCGTGATCGGAAACCAACGGTTATTGATGAAGTTCGTAATGGTATGTATTATTTTGACGAAACTTTGTTTGATGTACTTCCAGAGATCTATCATGAGCTTGAGCGCTGTTTAAATAAATATTACCCACAGGACTCTTGGCACGTGCCGTCCTTCTTGAAATTCGGTTCTTGGATTGGTGGGGACCGTGACGGTAACCCATCGGTTAAAGCGAATGTGACTTGGGAAACATTAGGATTGCATCGTCAACTGGCTTTGCAGAAGTATGAAGAAGTGCTCAAAGAAACCCTTGAGCATATGAGCTTCAGCAAAAGCATTGTGAACGTTAGCGACGATCTAATTGAATCTATTCAATGCGACCGTGAAGCTATGGGGAACATCCAGGACGTTTGGCGTAATGAGAAAGAGCCATATCGCATCAAGACGACATATATGATTGAGAAGGTTCATAACACTGGCAATCCGAATGTTCCTACAAGTCAGAAATATAACAGCCCGGAAGAGTTTATTAGTGATTTGAAAATCATCGATGCTAGCTTGAGGATGCACTTTGCTGACTATGTAGCTGACAAATATATTAAAAAGCTTATTCGTCAGGTTGAGCTATTTGGCTTCCACTTGGCTGCTCTGGATATCAGACAGCACAGTAAAGAGCATGAGAATGCGATGACTGAGGTTTTGGCGAAGATGGGCATCACGAGTAATTACAATAAGCTATCGGAAGAGGAAAAAATCAGTCTCTTAACGGATGTACTGAATGATCCAAGACCGATTACATCTACGTATTTGGATTACTCGGAAAGTACACAAGAGTGTTTGGATGTTTATCGTACGGTAGGCAAAGCACAGAAGGAATTCGGTCGCAACTGTATTAACAGCTATCTCATCAGTATGACGCAGGGAGCAAGCGATCTCTTGGAGGTTGTTGTTTTTGCGAAAGAGGCTGGATTATATCGCAAAGAGAGCGATGGCAGTGTGACGAGTACACTGCAGTCTGTACCTCTTTTTGAGACGATTGATGACCTGCATGCGGCTCCTGGCATTATGAGCACGTTGTTAGCGATCCCTGCTTACAAAGCTAGCCTTGACCCAGAGACAATGCTGCATGAGATTATGTTGGGCTACTCTGACAGCAATAAAGACGGCGGTGTGATTACAGCGAACTGGGAGCTTCGTTTGGCGCTCCAGGATATCACAGAAGCTGCTAAACAATACGGCGTGAAGCTGAAGTTTTTCCATGGCCGTGGCGGAGCACTTGGCCGTGGCGGTATGCCGCTTAACCGCAGTATTCTGGCTCAGCCGGTTGAAACGCTTGGTGGCGGCATTAAGATTACGGAGCAAGGCGAAGTATTATCTTCCCGTTATTCTTTGCAAGGCATTGCATACCGCAGCTTGGAGCAAGCGACTTTTGCGTTAATTACGGCATCCAAATTGTCCCGTTCTCCGCAAAGACATCCACTGGAAGACAAGTGGGAGAACATTATGCGTGGTATTTCGGAGCAAGCTCAGACGAAGTATCAGGATCTTATTTTCCGGGACGAAGACTTCTTAACGTTCTTTAAAGAGTCCACTCCGCTTCCTGAGATTGGCGAGCTGAATATCGGTTCGCGTCCATCAAAGCGTAAAAATAGCGATAAATTCGAAGATTTGCGCGCAATTCCTTGGGTATTCTCATGGACCCAAACGAGATATTTGCTGCCGGCATGGTACGCGGCGGGTACGGGTCTCCAAAGCTTTTATCAAGGAAATGGAGCGAACTTAGAAACTTTGAAAGAAATGTATGAGAATTGGTCGTTCTTCCAGACGATGATTGATAATTTGCAAATGGCTCTTGCCAAGGCGGACCTTCAAATTGCTAAGGAGTACGGCAACCTGGTTAAAGAATCTGCAATCGCAGAGCGTATCTTCAATCTCATTAGGGAAGAATATGAACTGACTTCGTCCATCATTTTACAAATTACAGGTCAACATGAGATTTTGGATAATGTTCCTGTTATTCAGGAGTCCATCCGTCTGCGTAATCCCTATGTAGATCCGCTGAGCTATATGCAGGTAGAGCTGCTTACTGAGCTTCGTGCACTACGGGAGAACAACGAGGATGATGCTATCCTGCTTCGTGAAGTGCTGCTTACGATTAACGGAATAGCCGCTGGGCTTAGAAATACGGGCTGA
- a CDS encoding HipA family kinase, with translation MLPVRHWKLKKIWKTKRQGQVWIVQNTLGRRGYFKFSTKKQWYFSGPMIANEYIASTLAQRLGFPVGKLQLAKVAGPDGNLQSGVVSKEVMAKEVITWKKAGRHVYLNPAQYVKRLALMRQLIVFDAWIANIDRAAGKNLILYRKANEEKYNWYLIDHGHTLYGSPRKWKKRPWDASFWRNIRKFYHTPKGLLRLQSSWTVLEPMVQKIEQLTEADIETALNGVPKGYLSANKRQFIKRLLLTRKKQLRRMIERWLASKGLKEYRK, from the coding sequence ATGTTGCCAGTACGCCACTGGAAATTGAAAAAGATATGGAAAACGAAGCGCCAAGGCCAAGTATGGATCGTCCAGAATACCTTGGGGAGGCGCGGCTACTTTAAATTTTCAACTAAGAAGCAGTGGTATTTTTCGGGGCCTATGATCGCTAATGAATATATCGCATCAACACTGGCTCAACGTCTTGGATTCCCTGTCGGCAAGCTCCAATTGGCTAAGGTCGCTGGACCCGATGGTAATCTGCAATCAGGAGTTGTTTCCAAAGAGGTAATGGCCAAGGAGGTCATAACTTGGAAAAAGGCCGGAAGACACGTCTATTTAAATCCAGCCCAATATGTCAAGCGGCTAGCTCTGATGAGGCAGCTGATCGTTTTTGATGCGTGGATTGCCAATATAGACCGCGCTGCAGGGAAAAATCTCATACTATACCGAAAAGCAAACGAAGAAAAATATAATTGGTATTTAATCGACCATGGACACACCCTTTATGGATCACCGAGAAAATGGAAGAAGCGACCATGGGACGCTTCCTTTTGGAGAAACATACGGAAATTCTATCACACTCCCAAGGGGCTACTGCGGTTACAATCCTCCTGGACAGTCCTAGAACCGATGGTTCAAAAAATAGAACAACTTACAGAAGCGGATATAGAAACTGCTCTGAATGGTGTACCGAAAGGGTATCTTAGCGCTAATAAGCGCCAGTTCATTAAAAGGCTTCTACTCACACGAAAAAAACAATTACGCCGTATGATCGAACGTTGGCTCGCCAGTAAAGGATTGAAGGAATACCGTAAGTAA
- a CDS encoding glycosyltransferase family 4 protein, producing MTNEYEGHIVGGLGIIATNLSKALAKRNGIFLTIICKGASREVTVENDSSIRVIRFPSCSKYHSVRSQKFNTVPIARWLQAHGFTRPDLIHIHSLQCDDLAKYYKHKYRIPVIYTCHSLVVLEKRKSGRTKMAARQKKLIRIANAITVPSQWQKNKNRKYYPFYKGQIKVIQNAVSMKKEISKPPPNPYHLLYVGRLTAIKGIKELLHAISLLKKSDHQIKLDIVGKGSKAYTIKLKKTAQKLNINKNVKWIGKLKPMAVQRLYSSYGAVIVPSRHESFGLVAMEAMANGAPLVSTRNGGLNSFVNKNNASVIRTVTASNIASSIREIWRKPDVTMSRVRIAKDTAYRYGWAKISNQYFSLFSKYAKGRRTNVASTPLEIEKDMENEAPRPSMDRPEYLGEARLL from the coding sequence ATGACGAATGAATACGAAGGTCATATTGTTGGCGGGCTTGGCATCATCGCAACAAATCTTTCAAAAGCGTTGGCAAAAAGGAATGGGATATTCCTAACTATTATTTGCAAGGGTGCTAGTCGTGAAGTGACCGTTGAAAACGATAGCTCGATAAGGGTCATTCGATTTCCCAGTTGTTCGAAGTATCATTCGGTTAGAAGTCAAAAGTTTAATACTGTACCGATTGCCAGATGGTTGCAAGCGCATGGCTTTACAAGGCCGGACTTGATCCATATTCACAGCTTGCAGTGTGATGATCTCGCTAAATATTATAAACACAAATATCGTATTCCGGTCATCTATACATGCCACTCTCTAGTCGTATTGGAAAAAAGAAAGAGTGGACGGACGAAGATGGCTGCGCGTCAAAAAAAACTGATTCGTATCGCAAATGCCATAACAGTACCCAGCCAGTGGCAAAAAAACAAGAACAGGAAATATTACCCCTTTTATAAGGGACAAATCAAGGTAATTCAAAATGCCGTGTCAATGAAAAAAGAGATAAGCAAACCGCCCCCCAATCCTTACCATTTGTTGTATGTCGGTCGTTTGACTGCAATAAAAGGGATTAAAGAGTTGCTACATGCTATTTCCCTGCTTAAAAAAAGCGATCATCAAATAAAGCTAGATATCGTAGGGAAAGGATCTAAAGCTTACACGATTAAATTAAAAAAAACTGCTCAAAAACTAAATATTAATAAGAATGTCAAGTGGATTGGAAAGCTCAAACCGATGGCCGTTCAGAGATTATATTCTTCCTACGGAGCTGTAATTGTTCCAAGTCGCCATGAGTCTTTCGGTTTGGTCGCAATGGAAGCAATGGCCAATGGGGCTCCGCTTGTGTCAACCCGGAATGGTGGCCTTAACAGCTTTGTGAACAAGAATAACGCAAGTGTTATTCGAACAGTAACAGCTTCAAATATCGCTTCAAGTATCAGGGAGATATGGAGAAAACCTGACGTGACCATGAGCCGTGTTAGAATAGCCAAGGATACGGCGTATCGGTACGGCTGGGCAAAAATATCAAATCAGTACTTTTCGTTATTCTCCAAGTATGCAAAAGGGAGGAGGACTAATGTTGCCAGTACGCCACTGGAAATTGAAAAAGATATGGAAAACGAAGCGCCAAGGCCAAGTATGGATCGTCCAGAATACCTTGGGGAGGCGCGGCTACTTTAA
- a CDS encoding phosphotransferase: MTSQQVNQLVQTFKVKIKHMQFVKSGVYRLISTDGKQHCLKKMSYTIRRLRWMDRVLRRIRHQGFSNIAWRNPFEQSGRRLYARRSRGGTLYILTPWFNGRSPSPASQKDLKACAATLARFHLAGRKATLPRSGALNMLRKWPALLKARESLLKKQIKKAKRNGHGSPMDRLLQVHGDGLLQRSQEALRILRHSNYKAVCKRAAKTGALCHGDSGPKNFVLTFGGTYMIDFETLRFDLRAYDLFRMIRLSCKNKGWKLSTARSILDGYQSVSKLERSDIELIKVWLQFPNKAYKLLSRYDRSRAEGKRKIEQSLEKVIADERHIISFLHRLSQYVQKG, encoded by the coding sequence GTGACCAGCCAGCAAGTTAACCAGCTTGTACAAACATTTAAAGTGAAGATTAAACATATGCAATTTGTGAAGTCAGGTGTTTACCGTTTGATATCTACCGATGGAAAACAACATTGTCTGAAGAAGATGAGTTACACCATACGACGATTGCGCTGGATGGATCGGGTGTTGAGGAGGATTCGGCACCAGGGCTTTTCCAACATTGCCTGGCGGAATCCGTTTGAGCAATCAGGGAGACGTCTTTATGCCAGACGATCGCGCGGAGGAACCCTATACATTCTTACCCCTTGGTTCAATGGACGGTCACCTTCACCCGCCTCGCAAAAGGACCTTAAAGCTTGTGCTGCAACATTAGCCCGATTTCATCTTGCTGGTCGCAAAGCAACACTTCCCCGATCTGGCGCCCTCAATATGCTGCGGAAATGGCCTGCCCTTTTAAAAGCACGCGAATCGTTATTGAAAAAACAAATAAAAAAAGCAAAACGAAATGGTCACGGCAGTCCGATGGATCGTTTGCTGCAAGTTCATGGGGATGGCCTTCTCCAGAGATCACAGGAAGCACTGCGTATACTTAGACACAGCAATTACAAAGCAGTTTGTAAGAGGGCCGCGAAAACCGGCGCCTTGTGTCACGGAGATAGTGGACCGAAAAATTTTGTTCTTACCTTCGGTGGAACGTATATGATCGATTTTGAAACACTGCGTTTTGACTTGCGGGCGTACGATCTCTTTCGTATGATTCGTCTTTCCTGCAAGAACAAAGGATGGAAATTATCAACGGCACGTTCCATACTGGATGGCTACCAAAGCGTTTCCAAGCTTGAACGTTCAGACATTGAGTTGATCAAGGTGTGGCTCCAATTTCCGAACAAAGCATATAAGCTGCTGTCCCGCTACGATCGATCGAGAGCCGAGGGTAAACGAAAAATCGAACAAAGTCTAGAAAAAGTGATTGCTGACGAACGGCATATCATCTCATTCCTCCATAGGCTAAGCCAATATGTTCAAAAGGGTTGA